The proteins below come from a single Streptococcus canis genomic window:
- a CDS encoding alanine/glycine:cation symporter family protein — protein MIAIAKIIDDFVWGPPLLILLVGTGIYLTSRLGLIQILKLPKAFKLIFSDDDGHGDISSFAALATALAATVGTGNIVGVATAIKSGGPGALFWMWVAAFFGMATKYAEGVLAIKYRTKDANGHISGGPMYYIVNGMGQQWKPLAVLFAGSGILVALFGIGTFAQVNSITSSLGHSFGLSPQVVSIVLAVFVATIIFGGIHSISKVAEKVVPFMAIFYILASLAVILVHYQHILPVIRLVFQSAFTPTAAIGGFAGSLVKEAIQKGIARGVFSNESGLGSAPIAAAAAKTNEPVEQGLISMTGTFIDTIIICTLTGLSILVTGQWTGQLEGAPLTQSAFASVFGNLGSFGLTFSLVLFAFTTILGWSYYGERCFEFLFGITHLTYFRIVFVLMVGLGGFLKLELIWVLADIVNGLMALPNLIALLALSPVVVLETKYYFIKKKLN, from the coding sequence ATGATAGCAATTGCTAAAATAATTGATGATTTTGTTTGGGGACCACCCTTGTTAATCTTGCTAGTTGGTACTGGGATTTATCTTACCAGTCGTCTAGGCCTCATTCAAATCTTAAAACTTCCCAAAGCTTTTAAACTGATTTTTTCTGATGATGATGGGCATGGGGATATTTCGTCATTTGCCGCTCTTGCAACTGCTCTGGCTGCAACCGTTGGTACTGGAAATATTGTTGGAGTCGCTACTGCTATTAAATCAGGGGGCCCTGGAGCGCTCTTTTGGATGTGGGTTGCCGCTTTTTTTGGAATGGCCACTAAATACGCTGAAGGGGTCTTAGCCATTAAATACCGTACAAAGGATGCCAATGGTCATATTTCTGGTGGACCTATGTATTATATCGTTAATGGTATGGGACAACAATGGAAACCTTTAGCTGTTCTGTTTGCTGGCTCAGGTATCCTAGTAGCCCTATTTGGAATAGGGACCTTCGCTCAAGTTAATTCCATCACCTCATCTCTAGGCCATAGTTTTGGATTATCCCCGCAAGTCGTGAGTATTGTTCTAGCTGTTTTTGTTGCGACCATTATTTTTGGTGGTATTCATTCCATCTCTAAAGTAGCTGAGAAAGTGGTCCCCTTCATGGCTATTTTTTACATTCTTGCTAGTCTAGCGGTTATTTTGGTTCATTACCAGCATATTCTACCTGTTATTCGTTTAGTCTTTCAATCAGCTTTCACTCCGACAGCTGCTATTGGAGGCTTTGCTGGAAGTCTAGTGAAGGAAGCCATTCAAAAAGGAATCGCACGTGGGGTCTTTTCCAATGAATCTGGTTTAGGTTCTGCCCCCATTGCTGCGGCTGCAGCAAAAACCAATGAGCCCGTGGAGCAGGGGCTTATCTCCATGACAGGAACTTTTATTGATACTATTATTATCTGTACTCTAACCGGCCTATCTATTTTGGTAACCGGCCAATGGACTGGGCAGCTCGAAGGGGCTCCTCTGACCCAATCTGCCTTTGCCTCTGTGTTTGGAAATTTAGGGTCTTTTGGCCTAACCTTTTCCCTAGTTCTCTTTGCCTTTACAACGATTTTAGGGTGGAGTTATTATGGAGAACGCTGCTTTGAATTCCTCTTTGGCATTACGCATCTCACCTACTTCCGTATTGTCTTTGTTTTAATGGTAGGCCTAGGAGGATTCCTTAAGTTAGAACTGATTTGGGTTTTGGCTGATATTGTCAATGGTTTAATGGCACTTCCTAACCTAATTGCACTCCTAGCTCTCTCTCCAGTTGTCGTTTTAGAAACCAAATACTACTTTATTAAAAAAAAATTAAATTAA